CCCATAGGAGCGTGATCTTATCCTCCTTTCTCAATCCCATATCACCCAGCGGATCGTTCGTAAGCCACGGTTTGAAGAGCACCTTCCCCTCTATCGATTTGGGGGAAGGGCCTCCCGGATCGCCCCAGTAGTTTCCGATCGCCGATATCGCCTTGGCACCCTGGTTATGGATGTGAACCTCGTTAGCGATAAGGGAATTTTCGCCGAAATCATCCTCAGAGCCGAGATTTGGTCTTGCGTCTATGCTCATAAGACCGTATCCGTTGCCCTTTATCAGATTACGGCGCAGGACGGGAGCGGAGTCCACACACTGAACCCCTATCTCGTTCCCGATGAACGAATTGCCTTTGATGAGCATAACCCCTCCACCGGAAAGTATGAGACCCGTCCCGCTGTCGGCGAGGATCGAGTCGGTTAAAAGCAAATCGCCGTAGGATACCTGGACGCAGACGTTAAAGCTATCGGTTATACGGCAGTTGGAGATCTCGGCCGATCCGTTTGAGATCATCACGCCGTGATGAAAGCCGTTGATCTCCATATCCTTTAAGGTGAGGGAGGAGTTCTGAGAGACGACTCCGCCATGGCTCTCGTCGGTGCCTCCGATCATCTTAAACCCCTCAACGGTAACCCACTTGGCGTCCACGATCTTGATCATCTCCTTCAATATCGGTTTGCCCTTGCCGATCAGATGTAGCTGCACGTTGGGTTTGAGGATCAAGATGGTCTCTCTATAGGTTCCAGGGGATACCAGGATCGAATCGCCGTCCCCGGCGGCCTCGACGGCGGCACGGATAGTGGGGAAATCGCCCGGCACGAGGATCTCACGTCCGGCTGATGGGGATGAGATCGAGATGGTGAAAATCGCCGCGCATAAAACTGTGCCTATGATGCCAACGATCCTCATGAGCGATTCACTTCGAAAAAGCGTCATTTATAGTCACTTGTGGTCATTTATGGTCGTTTGTAGCCATTTTAAATGACAGCGAAGCCAGATGATCTATCATGCGCCTCAGGTAAATCGTCCACCGTCCATCGTCCGCGGTCTGCAGTAAAAATATCGGCGGACAGCCGACTACGGACGTTTCAAT
Above is a genomic segment from Candidatus Poribacteria bacterium containing:
- a CDS encoding DUF1565 domain-containing protein — its product is MRIVGIIGTVLCAAIFTISISSPSAGREILVPGDFPTIRAAVEAAGDGDSILVSPGTYRETILILKPNVQLHLIGKGKPILKEMIKIVDAKWVTVEGFKMIGGTDESHGGVVSQNSSLTLKDMEINGFHHGVMISNGSAEISNCRITDSFNVCVQVSYGDLLLTDSILADSGTGLILSGGGVMLIKGNSFIGNEIGVQCVDSAPVLRRNLIKGNGYGLMSIDARPNLGSEDDFGENSLIANEVHIHNQGAKAISAIGNYWGDPGGPSPKSIEGKVLFKPWLTNDPLGDMGLRKEDKITLLWAEVKINSSP